DNA sequence from the Oncorhynchus clarkii lewisi isolate Uvic-CL-2024 chromosome 9, UVic_Ocla_1.0, whole genome shotgun sequence genome:
TACactcatgtctggccctggacCTCTCATGTCTGGGCCTCGGCCCCTCATGTCTGGCCCTAGAACTTGCATGTCTGGGCCTCGACCACTCATGTCTGGGCTTCGTACactcatgtctggccctggacCTCTCATGTCTGGGCCTCGGCCCCTCATGTCTGGCTCTAGAACTTGCATGTCTGGGCTTCGACCACTCATGTCTGAGCTTCGTACactcatgtctggccctggacCTCTCATGTCTGGGCCTCGACCCCTCATGTCTGGCCCTGGTACTCTCAGGTCTGGGCCTCGACCCCTCATGTCTAGCCCTGAGACTTGCATGTCTGGGCCTCGACCTTGCATGTCTGACCCTGGACCACGCATGTCTGGGCCTGGGCCTCGACCTCGCAAGTCTGGGCCTCGACCACTCATGTCTGGGCCTCGACCACTCATGTCTGGGCTTCGTACactcatgtctggccctggacCTCGCAAGTCTGGGCCTCGACCcctcatgtctggccctggaACTTGCATGCCTAGGACTCGACCACTCATGTCTGGGCTTCGTACactcatgtctggccctggacCTCTCATGTCTGGGTCTCGACCCCTCATGTCTGGCCCTGCAACTTGCATGTCTGGGCCTCGACCACTCATGTCTGGGCTTCGTACactcatgtctggccctggacCTCTCATGTCTGGGCCTCGGCCCCTCATGTCTGGCCCTAGAACTTGCATGTCTGGGCCTCGACCACTCATGTCTGGGCTTCGTACactcatgtctggccctggacctctcatgtctgggcctcgacccctcatgtctggccctggaACTTGCATGCCTAGGACTCGACCACTCATGTCTGGGCTTCGTACactcatgtctggccctggacCTCTCATGTCTGGGCCTCGACCGCTCATGTCTGGCTCTAGAACTTGCATGTCTGGGCTTCGACCACTCATGTCTGAGCTTCGTACactcatgtctggccctggacCTCTCATGTCTGGGCCTCGACCCCTCATGTCTGGCCCTGGTACTCTCAGGTCTGGGCCTCGACCCCTCATGTCTAGCCCTGAGACTTGCATGTCTGGGCCTCGACCTTGCATGTCTGACCCTGGACCACGCATGTCTGGGCCTGGGCCTCGACCTCGCAAGTCTGGGCCTCGACCACTCATGTCTGGGCCTCGACCACTCATGTCTGGGCTTCGTACactcatgtctggccctggacCTCTCATGTCTGGGCCCTCGAGCACTCATGTCTGGGCTTCGTACACTCATGTCTGGGCCTCGACCACTCGTGTCTGGGCTCCGACCcctcatgtctggccctggaACTTGCGAGGTCTGGGCCTCGACCACTCATGTCTGGGCTTCGTACactcatgtctggccctggacctctcatgtctgggcctcgacccctcatgtctggccctggaACTTGCATGCCTAGGACTCGACCACTCATGTCTGGGCTTCGTACactcatgtctggccctggacCTCTCATGTCTGGGTCTCGACCCCTCATGTCTGGCCCTGCAACTTGCATGTCTGGGCCTCGACCACTCATGTCTGGGCTTCGTACactcatgtctggccctggacCTCTCATGTCTGGGCCCTCGAGCACTCATGTCTGGGCTTCGTACACTCATGTCTGGGCCTCGACCACTCGTGTCTGGGCCTCGACCcctcatgtctggccctggaacttgcatgtctgggcctcgaccactcatgtctgggcttcgtacactcatgtctggccctggacCTCTCATGTCTGGGCCTCGGCCCCTCATGTCTGGCCCTAGAACTTGCATGTCTGGGCCTCGACCACTCATGTCTGGGCTTCGTACactcatgtctggccctggacctctcatgtctgggcctcgacccctcatgtctggccctggaACTTGCATGCCTAGGACTCGACCACTCATGTCTGGGCTTCGTACactcatgtctggccctggacCTCTCATGTCTGGGCCTCGACCGCTCATGTCTGGCTCTAGAACTTGCATGTCTGGGCTTCGACCACTCATGTCTGAGCTTCGTACactcatgtctggccctggacCTCTCATGTCTGGGCCTCGACCCCTCATGTCTGGCCCTGGTACTCTCAGGTCTGGGCCTCGACCCCTCATGTCTAGCCCTGAGACTTGCATGTCTGGGCCTCGACCTTGCATGTCTGACCCTGGACCACGCATGTCTGGGCCTGGGCCTCGACCTCGCAAGTCTGGGCCTCGACCACTCATGTCTGGGCCTCGACCACTCATGTCTGGGCTTCGTACACACATGTCTGGCCCTGGACCTCTCATGTCTGGGCCCTCGAGCACTCATGTCTGGGCTTCGTACACTCATGTCTGGGCCTCGACCACTCGTGTCTGGGCTCCGACCcctcatgtctggccctggaacttgcatgtctgggcctcgaccactcatgtctgggcttcgtacactcatgtctggccctggacCTCTCATGTCTGGGCCTCGGCCCCTCATGTCTGGCCCTAGAACTTGCATGTCTGGGCCTCGACCACTCATGTCTGGGCTTCGTACactcatgtctggccctggacCTCTCATGTCTGGGCCCTCGAGCACTCATGTCTGGGCTTCGTACACTCATGTCTGGGCCTCGACCACTCGTGTCTGGGCCTCGACCCCTCATGTCTGGCCCTGCAACTTGCATGTCTGGGCCTCGACCACTCATGTCTGGGCTTCGTACactcatgtctggccctggacCTCTCATGTCTGGGCCTCGGCCCCTCATGTCTGGCCCTAGAACTTGCATGTCTGGGCCTCGACCACTCATGTCTGGGCTTCGTACactcatgtctggccctggacctctcatgtctgggcctcgacccctcatgtctggccctggaACTTGCATGCCTAGGACTCGACCACTCATGTCTGGGCTTCGTACactcatgtctggccctggacCTCTCATGTCTGGGCCTCGACCGCTCATGTCTGGCTCTAGAACTTGCATGTCTGGGCTTCGACCACTCATGTCTGAGCTTCGTACactcatgtctggccctggacCTCTCATGTCTGGGCCTCGACCCCTCATGTCTGGCCCTGGTACTCTCAGGTCTGGGCCTCGACCCCTCATGTCTAGCCCTGAGACTTGCATGTCTGGGCCTCGACCTTGCATGTCTGACCCTGGACCACGCATGTCTGGGCCTGGGCCTCGACCTCGCAAGTCTGGGCCTCGACCACTCATGTCTGGGCCTCGACCACTCATGTCTGGGCTTCGTACactcatgtctggccctggacCTCTCATGTCTGGGCCCTCGAGCACTCATGTCTGGGCTTCGTACACTCATGTCTGGGCCTCGACCACTCGTGTCTGGGCCTCGACCcctcatgtctggccctggaacttgcatgtctgggcctcgaccactcatgtctgggcttcgtacactcatgtctggccctggacCTCTCATGTCTGGGCCTCGGCCCCTCATGTCTGGCCCTAGAACTTGCATGTCTGGGCCTCGACCACTCATGTCTGGGCTTCGTACactcatgtctggccctggacCTCTCATGTCTGGGCCCTCGAGCACTCATGTCTGGGCTTCGTACACTCATGTCTGGGCCTCGACCACTCGTGTCTGGGCCTCGACCcctcatgtctggccctggaacttgcatgtctgggcctcgaccactcatgtctgggcttcgtacactcatgtctggccctggacCTCTCATGTCTGGGCCTCGGCCCCTCATGTCTGGCCCTAGAACTTGCATGTCTGGGCCTCGACCACTCATGTCTGGGCTTCGTACactcatgtctggccctggacctctcatgtctgggcctcgacccctcatgtctggccctggaACTTGCATGCCTAGGACTCGACCACTCATGTCTGGGCTTCGTACactcatgtctggccctggacCTCTCATGTCTGGGCCTCGACCGCTCATGTCTGGCTCTAGAACTTGCATGTCTGGGCTTCGACCACTCATGTCTGAGCTTCGTACactcatgtctggccctggacCTCTCATGTCTGGGCCTCGACCCCTCATGTCTGGCCCTGGTACTCTCAGGTCTGGGCCTCGACCCCTCATGTCTAGCCCTGAGACTTGCATGTCTGGGCCTCGACCTTGCATGTCTGACCCTGGACCACGCATGTCTGGGCCTGGGCCTCGACCTCGCAAGTCTGGGCCTCGACCACTCATGTCTGGGCCTCGACCACTCATGTCTGGGCTTCGTACactcatgtctggccctggacCTCTCATGTCTGGGCCCTCGAGCACTCATGTCTGGGCTTCGTACACTCATGTCTGGGCCTCGACCACTCGTGTCTGGGCCTCGACCcctcatgtctggccctggaacttgcatgtctgggcctcgaccactcatgtctgggcttcgtacactcatgtctggccctggacCTCTCATGTCTGGGCCTCAACCCCTCATGTCTGACCCTGGAACTTGCATGTCTTGGCCTCGACCTCGCATGTCTTGCCCTGAACCTCGCATGTCTGGGCCTCGACCACTCATGTCTGGGCTTCGTACactcatgtctggccctggacCTCTCATGTCTGGGCCTCGACCCCTCATGTCTGGCCCTAGAATTTGCATATCTGGGCCTCGACCACTCATGTCTGGGCTTCGTACACGCATGTCTGGGCCTCGACCACTCATGTCTGGGCTTCGTACactcatgtctggccctggacCTCTCATGTCTGGGCCTCGACCCCTCATGTCTGGCCCTAGAATTTGCATATCTGGGCCTCGATCTTGCATGTCTGGGCCTGGAACTCACATGTCTTGACTTCGACCACTCATGTCTGGGCCTCGACCcctcatgtctggccctggaACTTGCATGTCTGGGCCTCGAGCACTCATATCTGGGCTTCGTACACTCATGTCTGGGCTTCGTACactcatgtctggccctggaTCTCTCATGTCTGGGCCTCGACCCCTCATGTCTGACCCTGGAACTTGCATGTTTGGGCCTCGACCACGCATGTCTGGCCCTGGACCTCGCATGTCTGGGCCTCGACCACTCATGTCTGGGTCTCGACCCCTCATGTCTGGCCCTGCAACTTGCATGTCTGGGCCTCGACCACTCATGTCTGGGCTTCGTACactcatgtctggccctggacctctcatgtctgggcctcgacccctcatgtctggccctggaACTTGCATGCCTAGGACTCGACCACTCATGTCTGGGCTTCGTACactcatgtctggccctggacCTCTCATGTCTGGGTCTCGACCCCTCATGTCTGGCCCTGCAACTTGCATGTCTGGGCCTCGACCACTCATGTCTGGGCTTCGTACactcatgtctggccctggacCTCTCATGTCTGGGCCTCGGCCCCTCATGTCTGGCCCTAGAACTTGCATGTCTGGGCCTCGACCACTCATGTCTGGGCTTCGTACactcatgtctggccctggacctctcatgtctgggcctcgacccctcatgtctggccctggaACTTGCATGCCTAGGACTCGACCACTCATGTCTGGGCTTCGTACactcatgtctggccctggacCTCTCATGTCTGGGCCTCGACCGCTCATGTCTGGCTCTAGAACTTGCATGTCTGGGCTTCGACCACTCATGTCTGGGCTTCGTACactcatgtctggccctggacCTCTCATGTCTGGGCCTCGACCCCTCATGTCTGGCCCTGGTACTCTCAGGTCTGGGCCTCGACCCCTCATGTCTAGCCCTGGGACTTGCATGTCTGGGCCTCGACCTTGCATGTCTGGCCCTGGACCTCGCATGTCTGGGCCTGGGCCTCGACCTCGCAAGTCTGGGCCTCGACCACTCATGTCTGGGCTTCGTACactcatgtctggccctggacCTCTCATGTCTGGGCCCTCGAGCACTCATGTCTGGGCTTCGTACACTCATGTCTGGGCCTCGACCACTCGTGTCTGGGCCTCGACCcctcatgtctggccctggaacttgcatgtctgggcctcgaccactcatgtctgggcttcgtacactcatgtctggccctggacCTCTCATGTCTGGGCCTCGACCGCTCATGTCTGGCTCTAGAACTTGCATGTCTGGGCTTCGACCTCTCATGTCTGGCCCTGGTACTCTCAGGTCTGGGCCTCGACCTTGCATGTCTGGCCCTGGACCTCGCATGTCTGGGCCTGGGCCTCGACCTCGCAAGTCTGGGCCTCGACCCCTCATGTCTGGCCCTAGAACTTGCATGTCTGGGCCTCGACCACTCATGCCTGGGCTTCGTTTactcatgtctggccctggacCTCTCGTGTCTGGCTCTCGACCCCTCATGTCTGGCCCTAGAACTTGCATGTCTGGGCCTCGACCACTCATGTCTGGGCTTCGTACACTCATGTC
Encoded proteins:
- the LOC139417545 gene encoding vesicle-associated protein-like encodes the protein MRGRGPDLRVPGPDMRGRGPDMRGPGPDMSVRSPDMSGRSPDMQVLEPDMSGRGPDMRGPGPDMSVRSPDMSGRVLGMQVPGPDMRGRGPDMRGPGPDMSVRSPDMSGRGPDMQVLGPDMRGRGPDMRGPGPDMSVRSPDMSGRGPDMQVAGPDMRGRDPDMRGPGPDMSVRSPDMSGRVLGMQVPGPDMRGRGPDMRGPGPDMSVRSPDMSGRGPDMQVAGPDMRGRDPDMSGRGPDMRGPGPDMRGRGPNMQVPGSDMRGRGPDMRDPGPDMSVRSPDMSVRSPDMSARGPDMQVPGPDMRGRGPDMSGRSQDM